In one Pseudoclavibacter sp. Marseille-Q3772 genomic region, the following are encoded:
- a CDS encoding septum formation initiator family protein, whose product MRRPTSDERADPATDTPARSQARSARLRITKRPSGGSILVLIGIIVGVLILAPTTQRVIAQRQEIAQIERDIAQAKQDIKQIETDNARWDDPAFVRAEARGRLLFVQPGDTTYLVIDAEKHHKTDVPVDLSTEVHETKADPVTLYVDSLIGAEQANAPNPVDGKPEQPQTDPAPAPTP is encoded by the coding sequence ATGAGACGACCGACCAGTGACGAACGCGCCGACCCGGCGACGGATACGCCAGCACGCTCGCAGGCGCGTTCCGCTCGATTGCGGATCACGAAACGCCCCTCCGGCGGGTCGATCTTGGTGCTTATCGGGATCATCGTGGGGGTGCTCATCCTTGCACCAACAACACAGCGGGTGATCGCGCAGCGACAGGAGATCGCTCAGATCGAACGCGATATTGCCCAGGCCAAACAAGACATCAAACAGATCGAAACCGATAACGCGCGCTGGGATGACCCGGCGTTCGTACGTGCCGAAGCACGCGGTCGATTGTTATTCGTGCAGCCGGGTGACACCACCTACCTGGTGATCGACGCCGAAAAACATCACAAAACCGATGTGCCGGTCGATTTATCGACCGAAGTGCACGAGACGAAAGCCGACCCGGTGACGCTGTATGTCGACTCACTCATCGGTGCCGAGCAGGCAAACGCCCCGAACCCGGTCGACGGCAAACCTGAACAGCCGCAAACCGACCCGGCACCAGCACCAACTCCGTAA
- a CDS encoding FAD-dependent oxidoreductase — MTKILIVGGGYAGFETARRLERKLNPGEAQVTLVDPLPYMTYQPFLPEVASGSIEPRHAVVSHRRHLKRTRVITAEVSKVDHASKTATITPEIGDEYTLKYDVVIMTAGAVSRTFPIPGIAENAVGLKHIEEAVWVRDTMIDNFNRASTMAPGPERDRLLTFVVVGGGFAGIEAFAEMRSLATALLADYPSLQFDDVQFHLIEAAPRIMPEVSEDTALWVIKNLAERGATVHLNTQCTSAVDGVVETSNGDKFPTDVIVWTAGMMANPLAKGFTDLPVNERGNIRARADLRIEGDNGIVEDAWAAGDIAAVPDLSGGGVNGFCVPNAQHAVRQARVLADNIVATLRGDAPTDYYHENAGAVAGLGLWSGAFQSGKTGITGPIAWLMHRGYHGAAIPTYERKLRVFGGWAGQLVLGRDFVSLSKVAEPKSFFERFAARPKPAADKEKSDDKPAAGKSGAGTKTAAKTVTASAKSTAGVAKPATTKGDASTGNTNK; from the coding sequence GTGACGAAGATTTTGATCGTTGGCGGTGGCTACGCAGGATTTGAAACTGCTCGTCGCCTTGAACGCAAACTCAACCCGGGTGAAGCCCAGGTGACCCTGGTTGATCCGCTGCCCTACATGACGTACCAGCCCTTCCTGCCCGAGGTTGCCTCGGGCTCGATCGAGCCGCGTCACGCAGTGGTATCGCACCGCCGTCACCTCAAGCGCACTCGCGTGATCACCGCTGAGGTAAGCAAGGTGGACCACGCGTCGAAGACGGCAACCATTACTCCCGAAATCGGTGATGAGTACACGCTGAAGTACGACGTAGTCATCATGACCGCCGGTGCTGTATCGCGCACCTTCCCGATTCCAGGTATCGCCGAGAACGCCGTCGGCCTCAAGCACATCGAAGAGGCCGTGTGGGTTCGCGACACGATGATCGATAACTTCAACCGCGCATCCACCATGGCGCCCGGCCCTGAGCGCGACCGCCTGCTCACGTTCGTCGTCGTCGGTGGTGGCTTCGCCGGTATTGAGGCCTTCGCTGAGATGCGCTCGCTGGCCACCGCACTGCTCGCTGACTACCCGTCGCTGCAGTTCGACGATGTGCAGTTCCACCTCATCGAAGCAGCTCCGCGCATTATGCCCGAGGTCTCGGAAGACACCGCGCTTTGGGTGATCAAGAACCTCGCTGAACGTGGCGCTACGGTTCACCTGAACACGCAGTGCACCTCGGCGGTTGACGGTGTTGTTGAAACCTCAAACGGCGACAAGTTCCCAACTGATGTCATCGTGTGGACCGCCGGTATGATGGCGAACCCGCTGGCGAAGGGATTCACCGACCTGCCAGTGAACGAACGCGGCAACATCCGCGCCCGCGCAGACCTTCGCATCGAAGGCGACAACGGCATTGTTGAGGATGCATGGGCGGCCGGTGACATCGCCGCAGTACCGGACCTGTCCGGTGGCGGTGTGAACGGATTCTGCGTGCCGAACGCACAGCACGCCGTCCGCCAGGCGCGAGTACTCGCCGACAACATTGTGGCTACCCTACGCGGCGACGCACCCACTGACTACTACCACGAGAACGCCGGTGCGGTTGCCGGACTCGGCCTGTGGTCGGGTGCCTTCCAGTCGGGCAAGACCGGCATCACCGGTCCGATTGCCTGGCTCATGCACCGCGGCTACCACGGTGCGGCAATCCCGACCTACGAGCGCAAACTTCGCGTATTCGGTGGCTGGGCAGGACAGCTCGTGCTCGGTCGCGACTTTGTGTCGCTGAGCAAGGTTGCCGAGCCGAAGTCCTTCTTCGAGCGATTTGCGGCTCGTCCGAAGCCGGCTGCAGACAAGGAAAAGAGTGACGACAAGCCAGCTGCGGGCAAGTCTGGTGCGGGTACCAAGACCGCTGCCAAGACTGTCACTGCTAGCGCGAAGTCGACCGCCGGTGTTGCAAAGCCAGCAACAACGAAGGGTGATGCCTCGACCGGCAACACGAACAAGTAA
- the eno gene encoding phosphopyruvate hydratase: protein MVPFITDVYAREILDSRGNPTVEVEVTLEDGTMARAAVPSGASTGAFEAYELRDGDEDRYLGKGVEKAVQGIADEISPALELFDATDQRELDAELIELDGTPNKARLGANAILGVSLATAKAAAESMDISLFRYVGGVNAHILPVPMMNIINGGAHADSGVDVQEFMILPIGAETFREALQWGAEVYHQLKKTIKAKGLSTGLGDEGGFAPHVDSTREALDLIKEAIGETRFHFGRDIVLGLDVASTEFFEDGVYKFEGKELSAAEMTDFYEQLINDYPIVTIEDPLAEEDWDAYVELTDRIGDRVQLVGDDLFVTNPERLAKGLELGVANSILVKVNQIGTLTETLDAVALAQRNGYTAVLSHRSGETEDTTIAHLAVATNCGQIKTGAPARTDRVAKYNELLRIEEELGDMARYAGAEAFPRFEVPEA, encoded by the coding sequence ATGGTGCCGTTCATTACTGACGTATACGCTCGCGAAATTCTTGACTCGCGCGGAAATCCGACCGTAGAGGTTGAGGTCACGCTTGAGGACGGCACGATGGCTCGTGCTGCGGTGCCATCTGGTGCGTCCACCGGTGCGTTCGAAGCATACGAACTGCGTGACGGAGACGAAGACCGTTACCTCGGCAAGGGTGTTGAGAAGGCCGTGCAGGGAATCGCTGACGAGATCAGCCCCGCACTAGAACTCTTCGATGCAACCGACCAGCGCGAACTCGACGCCGAACTCATCGAACTCGATGGCACCCCGAACAAGGCTCGCCTGGGTGCAAACGCCATTCTCGGTGTGTCGCTTGCCACCGCGAAGGCTGCAGCCGAATCGATGGACATCTCGCTGTTCCGCTATGTCGGTGGCGTAAACGCCCACATCCTGCCCGTACCCATGATGAACATCATCAACGGTGGCGCGCACGCAGACTCGGGTGTTGACGTGCAGGAGTTCATGATCCTGCCGATCGGTGCAGAAACCTTCCGCGAAGCACTGCAATGGGGCGCTGAGGTCTACCACCAGCTGAAGAAGACGATTAAGGCAAAGGGCCTATCGACCGGTCTCGGTGACGAGGGTGGCTTCGCCCCGCACGTTGACTCGACCCGCGAAGCGCTGGACCTGATTAAGGAAGCCATCGGCGAAACCCGTTTCCACTTCGGCCGCGACATCGTGCTCGGCCTGGATGTGGCATCGACCGAGTTCTTCGAAGACGGCGTCTACAAGTTCGAGGGCAAGGAGCTCTCTGCAGCGGAGATGACCGACTTCTACGAGCAGCTCATCAACGACTACCCGATCGTTACGATCGAGGACCCGCTCGCCGAGGAAGACTGGGACGCCTACGTTGAACTCACCGATCGTATCGGTGACCGCGTACAGCTCGTCGGCGACGACCTGTTCGTCACCAACCCGGAACGCCTCGCCAAAGGACTTGAGCTCGGTGTTGCAAACTCCATCCTGGTGAAGGTCAACCAGATCGGTACGCTTACCGAGACCTTGGATGCGGTCGCATTGGCACAGCGCAACGGTTACACCGCAGTGCTCTCGCACCGCTCGGGTGAAACCGAAGACACCACCATCGCCCACCTTGCGGTAGCCACGAACTGCGGTCAGATCAAGACCGGTGCACCGGCACGTACCGACCGCGTTGCTAAGTACAACGAGCTGCTGCGCATCGAAGAGGAGCTCGGCGACATGGCACGCTACGCGGGCGCCGAAGCGTTCCCACGCTTCGAAGTACCCGAGGCATAG
- a CDS encoding flavodoxin domain-containing protein, whose amino-acid sequence MTIAVVYQSKYGHSAAIAGDIASELDCPHLALDTEAAKGAIEEHDTLVLVTPCYAGGLLGADTFMKLVADKHNKRVVGVTVGASDPDDPKTLREREAAAERATPADVANRIDWFHARGGINYPALSFVHRQMMRMVLLKAKREAAAGDSSAQEFVKLYGTVVEFDHSEICQQITAHVRAL is encoded by the coding sequence ATGACCATCGCGGTCGTTTACCAGTCCAAATATGGCCATTCAGCAGCGATTGCCGGCGATATTGCATCCGAGCTCGACTGCCCCCATCTCGCCCTCGACACCGAAGCAGCCAAGGGCGCTATCGAAGAACACGACACGCTCGTGCTCGTAACGCCCTGCTACGCTGGCGGTCTGCTCGGTGCAGATACCTTCATGAAGCTCGTCGCCGACAAGCACAACAAACGGGTTGTTGGCGTGACGGTGGGTGCTTCTGATCCCGATGACCCGAAGACCCTGCGCGAACGCGAGGCGGCAGCTGAGCGAGCAACGCCTGCGGACGTGGCCAACCGTATTGACTGGTTCCATGCGCGTGGCGGCATCAACTATCCAGCATTGAGTTTCGTACATCGGCAGATGATGCGCATGGTGCTGCTCAAGGCCAAACGTGAGGCTGCCGCGGGCGACTCCTCGGCGCAGGAGTTCGTCAAGCTGTACGGCACCGTCGTGGAGTTCGACCACTCGGAGATCTGCCAACAGATCACCGCTCACGTTCGCGCGCTGTAA
- the greA gene encoding transcription elongation factor GreA, with translation MSEPVWLTQAAYDSYAKELEWLTTTRRVEIAKEIQEAREDGDLKENAGYHAAKDEQGQIESRIVELEALLKTAEVREAPEAKGVVELGTVVEATIAGRAQKFLYASTELASQTQLRVFSPESPVGQAIEGLKVGESATYEAPNGNSVEVRIDGVETFRP, from the coding sequence CGTATGCGAAAGAACTCGAGTGGCTGACGACCACGCGCCGCGTGGAGATCGCTAAAGAGATTCAGGAAGCACGCGAAGACGGTGACCTCAAGGAGAACGCCGGCTACCACGCTGCCAAGGATGAGCAGGGTCAGATCGAGAGCCGCATCGTTGAGCTCGAGGCGCTGCTCAAGACCGCTGAGGTACGTGAAGCACCCGAGGCGAAGGGCGTTGTCGAGCTCGGCACGGTGGTCGAGGCCACGATCGCCGGTCGCGCACAGAAGTTCCTGTACGCGAGCACCGAGCTCGCGAGCCAGACCCAGCTTCGCGTGTTCTCACCGGAAAGCCCCGTCGGCCAGGCAATCGAGGGCCTCAAGGTCGGCGAATCGGCCACCTACGAAGCGCCCAACGGCAATAGCGTTGAGGTCAGGATCGATGGCGTGGAGACCTTCCGTCCGTAA
- the hisS gene encoding histidine--tRNA ligase produces MAAQINPPRGMRDFLPADKRRRERVLAIIREAYAAHGFDEIETPVVEDSDRLHSGLGGDNEKLSFAVLRRGLQQADLQAAADTDEPLALSDLGLRFDLTVPLARFMATHRGELPTVFRSLQIGPVWRAERPQKGRYRQFIQCDIDILGEVGLLAEAELLVAASDALTRLGLRECVVRVNDRRILNELLEWAGFAPEHQPAALITIDKLDKIGVDGVVGELAEVDADAASRVREALAGWADKIATGIPLADVLESLPEGMRDREGVRAAAASLAEIAEATAAGAMALPMLFDPSLVRGMGYYTGTIFEVAHPESGSSVGGGGRYDGMIGRFLGQDVPACGFSIGFERIVDLVTEQSSADTEAVLALVDKRMSPADVMRVKQQLAEPGRRVRVEKRPKNVRNILERAVSEGFTHVAHVRDAESELTVEPLS; encoded by the coding sequence ATGGCCGCACAGATTAACCCACCGCGCGGAATGCGCGATTTCCTGCCCGCAGATAAGCGCCGTCGCGAGCGCGTGCTCGCGATCATTCGAGAAGCGTATGCGGCGCACGGGTTTGATGAGATCGAAACTCCCGTGGTCGAAGACAGCGACCGCCTGCACTCGGGACTCGGCGGTGATAACGAGAAACTGTCGTTTGCAGTATTGCGTCGGGGCCTGCAACAAGCCGATCTGCAAGCCGCTGCGGATACGGATGAGCCACTGGCATTGAGCGACCTGGGGCTGCGCTTTGACCTCACGGTGCCGCTGGCCCGGTTCATGGCAACCCACCGCGGGGAGTTGCCCACCGTATTTCGATCGCTGCAGATTGGCCCGGTCTGGCGTGCCGAGCGCCCACAGAAGGGACGCTACCGTCAGTTCATCCAATGCGATATTGACATCCTTGGTGAGGTCGGACTTTTGGCCGAGGCGGAACTGCTCGTGGCTGCATCCGACGCGCTGACGCGACTTGGCCTGCGCGAATGCGTGGTGCGCGTCAATGACCGTCGCATCCTGAACGAGCTGCTCGAGTGGGCGGGTTTCGCGCCCGAGCACCAGCCCGCGGCGCTGATCACGATCGACAAACTCGACAAGATCGGTGTTGATGGTGTCGTAGGTGAGCTTGCCGAAGTGGACGCTGATGCCGCGTCGCGGGTACGGGAAGCGCTCGCGGGGTGGGCAGACAAGATCGCCACGGGGATCCCGCTTGCTGATGTACTCGAATCCCTGCCCGAAGGAATGCGCGACCGTGAAGGCGTACGCGCGGCAGCCGCATCCCTCGCCGAAATTGCCGAAGCGACCGCAGCCGGTGCAATGGCGCTTCCGATGTTGTTTGACCCTTCGCTCGTTCGCGGGATGGGGTACTACACCGGCACGATCTTCGAGGTCGCGCACCCGGAATCTGGTTCGTCTGTCGGCGGCGGTGGTCGCTATGACGGCATGATCGGTCGGTTCCTCGGTCAGGATGTTCCCGCATGCGGGTTCTCGATCGGTTTCGAGCGCATCGTGGATCTCGTCACCGAGCAGTCCAGCGCGGATACAGAGGCAGTGCTTGCGCTCGTCGATAAGCGGATGAGCCCTGCCGATGTTATGCGCGTCAAGCAGCAGCTGGCAGAACCAGGTCGACGAGTCCGCGTCGAGAAGCGGCCCAAGAACGTTCGGAACATTCTCGAGCGTGCCGTGTCCGAGGGGTTCACCCACGTCGCACATGTGCGCGATGCCGAGAGCGAACTGACCGTAGAACCCCTGTCGTAA
- a CDS encoding DUF501 domain-containing protein: MTPPSTRLDPASERDLAIITEQLGRPVRGVLGIGARCVCGNPVVVVTAPRLEDGTPFPTLYYLTHPEATAEMSRLEGAHLMVEMQDALANDEELRAQYQRAHDSYLAQREAIEHVDEIAHVTAGGMPTRVKCLHALAGHALAVGPGINPIGDWALERSAWSPSVCQCARPGDKQPVE; this comes from the coding sequence GTGACCCCGCCAAGCACACGGCTTGACCCTGCCAGCGAACGTGATCTTGCAATCATCACTGAACAGCTCGGCCGTCCGGTACGCGGCGTGCTCGGAATCGGCGCCCGATGCGTGTGCGGCAACCCGGTCGTTGTGGTCACCGCACCGCGGCTCGAAGACGGTACGCCATTTCCTACGCTGTACTACCTGACGCACCCCGAAGCGACCGCAGAAATGTCGCGGCTCGAAGGCGCGCACCTCATGGTCGAAATGCAGGATGCGCTCGCGAACGATGAGGAACTGCGTGCGCAGTACCAGCGAGCACACGACAGCTATCTGGCGCAGCGCGAAGCGATTGAACACGTCGATGAAATCGCTCATGTGACCGCTGGCGGTATGCCCACGCGCGTGAAATGCCTGCACGCGCTCGCAGGGCACGCGCTGGCAGTTGGTCCGGGCATCAACCCGATAGGGGATTGGGCGCTGGAACGTTCGGCATGGTCGCCTTCGGTGTGCCAGTGCGCCAGGCCCGGAGACAAGCAACCCGTCGAGTAA
- a CDS encoding transcriptional regulator encodes METRPFIHTTERMAAVVRDARQRQGLTQSELASRASVGRKFIIALEGAHPRAEVGKVLDVLTALGLQPRAIPVPPAWASTADDEIVDADT; translated from the coding sequence ATGGAAACGCGCCCGTTCATTCACACCACAGAGCGCATGGCTGCAGTGGTGCGCGACGCGCGTCAGCGTCAAGGGTTGACGCAGTCGGAGCTCGCTTCCAGAGCGAGCGTTGGACGCAAGTTCATCATTGCGCTCGAAGGGGCACACCCGCGCGCCGAGGTTGGCAAAGTACTTGACGTGCTAACCGCATTGGGCTTGCAACCGCGGGCCATACCGGTGCCGCCGGCATGGGCGTCCACAGCTGATGACGAGATCGTCGATGCGGATACTTGA
- a CDS encoding HipA domain-containing protein — protein MDGPRSSRRATNVACWRARQVCSLARVRDQWFWPTAQFPSTHIVKPGHNDFSQVHELEAASLQLARHVGLSAPHAETLSILGQDAYLVERFDRTVRDDIVRRRHMEDFAQALGLSPQHKYRIQSKHILQLLAHHAPDERYRFVELMVFNTVIGNADAHGKNYSVFLDQDVSVAPLYDALPTTVWPHLRSELAMRIAGAAHAQEVTLHHWRKLARTNDLDQDRVVGIVERIASIVRSDGSEIYRNAGVRGHELDRIASVLDQNTSRFVGAQAPVSDA, from the coding sequence ATGGATGGACCCCGCTCATCTCGGCGAGCGACGAATGTCGCTTGCTGGCGCGCAAGGCAAGTTTGCTCTCTTGCCAGGGTTCGCGATCAGTGGTTCTGGCCCACCGCGCAGTTCCCATCGACCCATATCGTCAAACCAGGCCACAACGACTTTTCGCAGGTGCATGAGCTCGAGGCTGCTTCGTTGCAACTTGCCCGCCACGTAGGGCTGTCGGCTCCGCACGCCGAGACGCTTTCGATCCTTGGGCAGGACGCCTATCTGGTTGAACGGTTCGACCGAACAGTACGTGATGACATCGTTCGCCGCCGTCACATGGAGGACTTCGCGCAAGCACTCGGCCTCAGCCCGCAACACAAGTACCGAATCCAAAGCAAGCACATCCTGCAGCTACTCGCGCATCACGCGCCAGACGAGCGATACCGGTTCGTTGAATTGATGGTTTTTAACACGGTAATCGGCAACGCTGATGCGCATGGCAAAAACTACTCTGTGTTCCTCGATCAGGATGTGTCAGTGGCGCCCCTGTATGACGCGCTCCCCACAACGGTGTGGCCGCATTTGCGATCTGAACTTGCCATGAGAATCGCCGGTGCAGCTCATGCGCAGGAAGTCACGTTGCACCATTGGCGAAAGCTCGCCCGCACTAATGATCTTGACCAGGACCGTGTTGTCGGTATCGTCGAACGGATCGCGTCCATAGTTCGCTCGGATGGCTCGGAGATCTATCGGAACGCCGGAGTCCGCGGTCATGAACTCGACCGGATCGCTTCAGTACTGGATCAAAATACTAGCCGGTTCGTCGGTGCCCAAGCACCGGTCAGTGATGCCTGA
- the ilvA gene encoding threonine ammonia-lyase, which produces MTEPLNLSFVPTPEQVREARAIVRRTSTLTPLDSARFLRDYTGSPVFLKAENMQRTGSYKIRGATYRLAKLTAAEQARGVVAASAGNHAQGVAFAARELGIPATIFMPVGVPIPKLEATKGYGADIRLVGNNVAEALAGANEFAEETGAVFIHPYDHPDVITGQGTLALDILDELPDVDTVIVPIGGGGLAAGVSATLKQIAEQTGRNFRVIGVQAANSAPFPVSLREGSRQKINARATIADGIAVAEPGELTYELVKRYVDEVVTVTESEIARAILLLLERGKLVVEAAGATTVAAIIGGHVTNSGNTVAVLTGGNIDPMMLEKVISQGLTASDRYLKLNIALHDVPGHLARISNLLAERNANVIEVLHTRHNKALQLTQVELDISVETRGTEHAREVLAALREAGYEPRVDLNATV; this is translated from the coding sequence GTGACTGAACCCCTCAACCTCAGCTTCGTACCCACTCCGGAACAGGTTCGCGAAGCGCGCGCCATTGTGCGTCGTACCAGTACCCTGACCCCCTTAGACTCAGCGCGATTCCTGCGCGACTACACCGGCAGCCCCGTGTTCCTCAAGGCCGAGAACATGCAGCGCACCGGCTCCTACAAGATTCGCGGTGCGACCTATCGACTCGCGAAGCTCACCGCCGCAGAACAGGCACGCGGTGTCGTCGCGGCATCGGCAGGAAACCACGCCCAGGGTGTTGCCTTCGCGGCACGAGAACTCGGCATTCCCGCGACGATCTTCATGCCCGTCGGAGTGCCGATTCCGAAACTGGAAGCCACTAAAGGGTACGGAGCCGATATTCGGCTGGTCGGCAACAACGTGGCGGAAGCGTTAGCGGGGGCAAACGAATTCGCGGAAGAAACCGGGGCGGTATTCATCCACCCTTACGACCACCCGGATGTGATCACCGGGCAGGGTACGCTCGCACTCGACATCCTCGACGAGCTGCCGGATGTAGACACCGTTATCGTGCCAATCGGCGGTGGCGGGCTCGCTGCTGGTGTTTCGGCGACACTGAAACAGATCGCCGAACAAACTGGTCGTAATTTTCGTGTGATCGGCGTGCAGGCAGCAAACTCGGCGCCATTCCCGGTCTCACTGCGTGAAGGTTCGCGGCAGAAAATCAACGCGCGAGCGACTATCGCCGACGGTATCGCTGTCGCCGAACCGGGCGAGCTCACCTACGAACTCGTGAAGCGCTATGTCGACGAAGTCGTCACGGTCACCGAAAGTGAAATTGCCCGCGCCATCCTGCTCTTGCTCGAACGCGGCAAACTCGTCGTTGAAGCCGCGGGCGCGACCACAGTCGCTGCCATTATCGGGGGGCACGTAACCAACTCTGGCAACACCGTCGCAGTGCTTACCGGTGGCAATATCGACCCAATGATGCTCGAGAAAGTGATCTCACAGGGTCTGACCGCATCCGACCGCTATCTGAAGCTCAATATTGCGCTCCACGATGTCCCCGGTCACCTCGCGCGCATCTCAAACCTGCTCGCCGAGCGGAATGCCAACGTCATCGAGGTGCTGCACACGCGTCACAACAAAGCGCTACAGCTCACCCAGGTCGAACTCGATATCTCGGTGGAGACGCGGGGCACCGAACACGCACGGGAGGTGCTTGCCGCCCTCCGTGAGGCTGGATACGAGCCGCGGGTCGACCTCAACGCGACCGTCTAG
- a CDS encoding AI-2E family transporter, with product MASVRATNPAAESEASLVSRPVRIAAAWSWRWIVIVLAAIPVAWLLDKTSIIVIPLAVALLITALLVPLTNFLRNRLRWPKGLALIAALVALFASVLLLINLALIAFRSGNQLDFGMLRYRFDEFIGWINTTPLKVSEDQLNEWFATGMEWLQTHSGTLLQSALSAGSTLASVLTGSVVVLFAVIFYLLDGRRIWLFVVSFFPQPARAALDGAGERAWISTGQYVRVQVVVALIDAVGIFIGAIILQVPYALAIGIIVFLAAFVPLIGAFLSGALAVLIALVANGLLNAVIMLVIVVAVMAIEANVLQPLIMGQAVQLHPLAVLLSVSAGSIFAGIAGAVVAVPLVAAIKVMVVYISSGKWRGEPDPTIGLSDDADRFVVPKRAPLRATIEDEVNRQTPAPPASSS from the coding sequence ATGGCGAGCGTGCGTGCCACAAACCCCGCGGCGGAGAGCGAAGCCAGTCTCGTCTCGCGCCCGGTTCGCATCGCTGCCGCCTGGTCCTGGCGATGGATCGTTATCGTGCTTGCAGCCATTCCCGTGGCCTGGCTGCTCGACAAAACGTCGATTATTGTCATCCCGCTCGCGGTCGCACTGCTCATCACCGCGCTGCTGGTGCCACTCACCAACTTCCTGCGAAACCGATTGCGCTGGCCCAAGGGGCTCGCGCTGATCGCCGCACTCGTGGCCCTATTTGCCAGTGTGCTGCTCCTCATCAACCTCGCGCTGATCGCGTTCCGAAGCGGCAACCAGCTCGACTTCGGCATGCTGCGGTACCGCTTCGATGAGTTCATCGGCTGGATCAACACCACACCGCTGAAAGTCTCCGAAGACCAACTCAATGAGTGGTTTGCCACCGGCATGGAGTGGCTGCAAACCCACAGCGGAACGCTGCTGCAGTCCGCGCTCTCGGCGGGTAGCACCCTTGCCAGCGTGCTGACCGGATCTGTGGTCGTGCTGTTCGCGGTGATCTTCTACCTGCTCGACGGCCGGCGTATCTGGTTGTTCGTTGTTTCATTCTTCCCCCAACCGGCTCGCGCGGCTCTTGATGGCGCGGGCGAGCGCGCATGGATCTCGACCGGACAGTACGTTCGCGTACAGGTCGTTGTTGCTCTCATCGACGCCGTGGGAATCTTCATCGGCGCGATCATCCTGCAGGTGCCGTACGCGCTCGCAATCGGCATCATCGTCTTCCTCGCCGCCTTCGTGCCGCTCATCGGTGCGTTCCTCTCGGGCGCGCTCGCCGTTTTGATCGCGCTGGTGGCAAACGGTCTACTCAATGCGGTAATCATGCTGGTGATCGTCGTTGCCGTGATGGCGATTGAAGCAAACGTGCTCCAGCCCCTGATCATGGGGCAGGCCGTGCAGTTGCATCCCCTCGCCGTGCTGCTATCGGTCAGCGCCGGATCCATCTTCGCGGGGATTGCCGGGGCGGTCGTTGCGGTGCCACTCGTGGCGGCCATCAAAGTGATGGTGGTGTACATCAGTTCAGGCAAGTGGCGCGGTGAACCCGACCCCACCATTGGGCTAAGTGATGACGCTGACCGATTCGTGGTCCCCAAGCGAGCCCCACTTCGTGCAACGATTGAGGATGAGGTGAACCGCCAGACCCCGGCACCACCCGCATCCAGCTCCTAA
- a CDS encoding LemA family protein translates to MEPAQIAILVAIAVVLIALIAWIFITRSVLAKKRDRVDDDWGAIQVQLKRRADLLPGLSDAVREYVDEDNRVFRDAEQARAATLDASSPAAMSDAENGLQGAMRALFGVAQSYPQLTSASHFVHLQSDLVQTEDKIQASRRRYNSSVRTYNAAVKRFPNKLVAGMFHHEPREFFEVADRAAIAEPPRVQF, encoded by the coding sequence ATGGAACCGGCACAAATCGCAATCCTCGTCGCAATCGCTGTTGTCTTGATCGCGCTGATCGCGTGGATCTTCATCACGCGCAGTGTGCTAGCGAAAAAGCGTGACCGGGTTGATGACGATTGGGGAGCAATCCAGGTGCAGCTCAAACGTCGCGCCGACCTCCTGCCCGGTCTTTCCGACGCTGTACGCGAGTATGTCGATGAGGATAACCGAGTATTTCGCGATGCCGAGCAAGCTCGAGCCGCGACCCTCGACGCATCCTCACCCGCGGCAATGTCGGATGCGGAGAACGGCCTGCAGGGGGCGATGCGGGCGCTCTTTGGGGTTGCGCAATCCTACCCGCAGCTCACCAGCGCTTCGCACTTCGTGCACCTGCAGAGTGATCTCGTGCAGACCGAAGACAAGATTCAGGCGTCCCGGCGGCGCTATAACAGCAGCGTGCGCACCTACAACGCAGCGGTGAAACGCTTCCCAAACAAGCTCGTGGCCGGCATGTTCCACCACGAACCGCGGGAGTTTTTTGAGGTTGCCGACCGCGCGGCCATCGCAGAACCGCCACGGGTGCAGTTCTAA